The sequence ttgccctgctggtgatgctgtcccggttggccctcctggctgccagggcactgctgagtcAGGTTCAACTGGCCAGTGACCAGGATCCACAGGTGCCCttctgcagtgctgctctccacTGAGTTATCTTTAAGGCACAGCAAATTAGTTGCCTACCATTATTAACTAGATTAAATGTGTATTGAAAATGCTGCCCTGAAGATGTATACTTCAGATTTCCATTCTATAATGTCGCTTGATTGTAGTGTTTAAAGATCATTACATTGAGACTTGTTATATGGGATATAAGACTCGATTCCCTGTTGTATTTTACAGGTATTCTGTTAGCTGTACAATTAGAGGTCAATTGTATGGAAAGGGCACTGGACCTTCCAAAGCTGCTGCAAAAAAAGCTGCTGCAAAGGAAGCATATGAGAAGGTAAATAAGGAAAGCTATATTATGTGCTATATTTAGCCTTATCACAGAAGTTTAAATCTTTGAACCAATTTCTTTATTGTATTTAAAAGCATATTTCATGGATTCCATTGAAAAAGGAAACAATCCATATTTTAGTATGTTGGTTGGGCTACTGTTAGTAGAATTTATGTTGTGCTTTTGCATCCTGGATTAAAAAAACTAAACTGCTAACAATTGGTATCTCTCTGTGTTCAGAATAGGTCTGATATGTTGTCATTCAAGGATGCACacgttttaaaaattttaaaattccaaCTCATTGTCTTCTGTGAGAAGTGTTGTTGGGCTGGCAGACTATGAACATACTTCTTTTACTGTCTTCTGTTGGATCAAAAATCTATTGTGTAATGTGAGAGGCAAAAGCAGGAGTCAGAATCAACAGGACGTGCCTTCTGAAGTGTTCCAAGGCACAGTCCTGTGAAACAATTGCTGACACCATCCTCTGGAAAGCAGAGCTGTTGTCTTCATGTTGGCAGCTGTTatttccacatgtgcaaaaaacTATCAGAATTCTAATAATGATCCAAACCCTCTTCTGAAATGTACAGAACATAAGAACTAACTAAATGGAGGGTAGTTTAAAGAGAAGAATGGCAGTATAGGGGAGGAAAGAAGCCTTTTTCACTTTTAAGTACTTTTACAATTATTTGGCTGTTACTGTGAATTTTCAATGCTTTTAGAGTTGTTTTTAAGTCAACCATGTAATTAATTAACATCCTATTATAGATCTAGGAGCCTCTCTTAATATCTTCCTTGGTTGTAAACCCATGGATCTTTTTATTTTCATTGAAGTCTGAAATTTATTACCTCAAACAGAACTTGTATACCATATAGTCTAAATTTAGATTggattgttttggtttggttttaatttttaataattctCAGTGATGTCTGCGTAACAAACAAAATGTAATCTGGCAAAATGTAGTAAAGGTCCAGTACCCCTGTATTTAAAAAATGGGTTTGTTTGTTCTCATTTAAACATAAACCCTATGTTTTTGTGTCCACAATACTGTGATGGAATAGCaggaaacataaaaaaaaataattgtttacTTTTTGTGAGATGATGGTCTATATCCATTGTAGTTGTTGCTTTTAATGTTACTTTAATGATCTTATAGGTAGTGGGAGGAAGGGGAAGAACGTCTATTAAGTATTTGGGAtaagttttttttaattcaacCCTAATTTAGTTATGAGTTTTGCAGTGTTTTCATGCTGAGGACATTGACTGTCCATTTGTACTGACTCAAGATTTTCAGTTCTCCTGATTACATATATCAAAGCCTACATATATctcattttccacacagcagtTGCACATGCAAACaacaaagatatttgcttttcatAACTCTTGCTCTTATCCTGGTTTTGAATAGAATCCAGACTCTACTTTTGTAAATGTGTCTGTATAGTACACTCACTGTGGCAGGGCcctgtgtttttcctttctctgagtgGAAATTGGGCAAGTGCATTTCTTCTGCAGGGCTTTGAATGTTTAGTGCAGTTACCAACTTGCTCTTAGGACCCTGTAATCTTCCCTCTGCCCTCTCTGGATGATCTCTTTTGCTCTAAAGATTTATTTATGTGATTTTGTTaaacatggcttttttttttttttccagtgggaaCTTGAAAGAGCTAATAACAGCAATTCCTCTCAAGTGTCAGCTGAGTCTGACTCAGAGTAAGTTGGGTTCACTGCTAATGTTACAATATATTTAGTAATCTTAGAGGGTAATGTGCTCTAATTCTAAATAAAATATATCATTTTATTGCTTTATTGCAGTATAAAGCAATCTAATTTTAACTTCTGTTCCTTAAACTTCAGAGCAAAGTTTGTTCTACTTGTGCAGTTTTATGTGAGTCTGTATGGGAAAGCTTATAGTAAGTTTAGAGCTTTCTGATTTGTTCACATTTTAGTAGTTCTTTCAcaagtatttttttttgtgaTATAAATGGATTGCCCTACCTCATTCAATAGCACTATTTCATGCCATTTTAACACTCATTTTCCTATTGAGACACTCTTGTGAATTCAGTGTAATTCAATTTCAGTACTCTCCTGTGCTCCATATTCTGCTTTCTTCtctcccatttttctttttttcctccctttttccatcCTACATGAATCTTCATTTCCACCAAAGGGAAAAATTTGCTTAGCAAAAGAAACTGAACATAAAGTTTGAGATGTGATTTAAAAACCAGCAGTTTACCTGTAGTGCCACTACCACTTTTACATTTTTCTATCTTCTAGATATCATAGACTCATTTTATAATAGAAATAAAGGAGAATATTACAAAGTGTTGTTATTTTAATAGCTTTCAAGCAGGACGTTTTGTAGTTTAAATCAGTTACGATTGTTAATGCCTTTTCAGGTTTTGCTTTAAAAACTGGGATTTTTTGGTACTTCTTTTCTTGtgataataattttattattgtgTTATTTTCACCTAAAAATAGTTCATTATTTTTCAGTAAAATCACCATTTGCTTTGCTGACTCATCTGCAAAGTTGGAAGAAAAAATGAAGGACATGACAATATGTGAAAAGCCTTCACCTTCTCAGGTACAGTATGAAAATGGTCTTCCTCATAATTACATTTTAGACCCTGAATAGGGCATGCTTCTTGTCAGAGTGTGACATCAGTTTGTTCTTTTATCCACTAATCATtagaaaatacatgcatttttcctaAGAACGTTCAGTAGGGGTAACCATAGTAATTTCCTTCTCTATTGTGGATCAAATTTAGGTAGTGTTTAACAAATGCCAGTAGTCCCAAGAAGAGGGTCAAACTGAGCTCGTTTTTTGCAATGATAATGTTATGCATAGCATATGTGAAAAACACTGAGCTAAGTGAAAAACACTGAGCTAAGATTCATTCTTATGACATTGTTTACATAGGGTATGATCATGTTTATAGGCAATTCCTAGATACATTATCAGACATGTTTTAAACAGGCTGCAGTGAAAATATTCAGGATACCTCAGTTaggcttttttttctgttttccatgtAGAGAAATGCACAAAGGTCTGTCTTGGAGACCAAAAGGTATGTTTACTTTTAGATTGCTATCTCCTCTAAACAATATATACCTTAATAACTTTATTTTTTCTATCTCTAGTAAAGAAATGCTACTGTTGGGGGGTATATTTCTTTTCTCATCATGTGTTAGAAAAACGGCTCATTATAAATTTTGCTTTTATCCTTGTTAAAGAAAATTGGCAGCTAATTTTGCTAATGTAAGAaccaaggaagaggaaaaaaatatgtcAGATTCCAGTGAAGGTTTGCCAGATGTGGACACAAATACTGGAAAAGAGAATGGGAGTCCACACACTGTCAATAAAACgtaagaaggatttttttttaattaatatttgtaaGACAATAACGGTATGTATGACTGTAGATTTGCTTCTTTATTTGTGGCAGAAGGAGGGAAAATACTGCTGTGAAAAGAATTTTCAAAGAATATTGATATtagatttttttcctggaaatttcAAATCTAGCATAGAAATTGACAAGCAATGGTATTTAAAGCTCACAACCAAATGTCATTCATGTGAAAGTGTGAGGGTGGTTACCTGACAGGCCTGGAAGGGTCACTTTTCCCTTCTTGTTTTAATCCCCAAGGCTGTGATTTAGACCTGTAGATTGGTCAAATGATGACTGTAGAATGATATTGCAGTAGATGTATTAAATCTGTCAAGATTGTTTTTATATTCTTAATTGAAAATTAAGTTTAATTAAGTgtggttttccttttttatttgtttttaaagatTTCTTCAACTTTTTGAAAATATACAGCATATTGGTGCAGGTGGTTTTGGGAATGTTTTCAAGGCAACATCGAAGTGTGATAAGACAACTTATGCAATCAAACGAGTTGAATTCACAGAGTATGTACTGAATGTTTACTTCTGTCTTCTAGGACAACTTTAATCAAGACTTTAATACTTTATTTTCTCTCTTCAACAATACTAGGAGCATTTAGGTGATTTTTGTTAATTATCTGTCATTTCTAGTGAactgttttctttatttccaagtGAAGCTGAAAGTGGTCCTGAACCTTTGTTAATTTTTGCATGTAATGGGTTAATTTTTCCTGGAGCTGTAAAAATGTAGGTATGTTAAGTTCTCTTTTCCCTGAACACAGTAGTGCTCTGGTTGCTAATATTGCAAAATGTGTTTGGAGAAAACCTGATGATTATTAAAACATTGAAAGCAGTCCTGTTACTTTTGACAGGCTACATGGAAAATTTCCATATCAGTAATGTAAAATAACTACAATTatggaaaatataaaaaaaatccaagtaaTAAATTTTGTAGTGGGAAAATGCTTTATACCTGACCCATGTAGTCATTACTCTCGTGCTGTGTTGCTTATCTTTTATAAATCTCAACAGAGAAAGatgatcttaatttttttttaaaaagtaattttctgttaCCCAGTGGAGTATTTTATCAGTGATTGAAAACATTAATTTCTTTTAGGTTATCTATTGAAAAGATTTTAAATTGTTGGAGATACTTGTCCCTTGAATTGTGTAATATGTACATTTCCTTTTGGATTCTTGTCTTGTTTGGAAATACATGTTATTTTCATTGGCATTGCTATCCTGAGAGCTATACTGAGAACCTTCTACTGATTCTTCAAGTCATGACTGCTGCTTTGCTGGCAGGTTTGCAGCTACCtgctttttcagctttttttgaGTGGGGATTTAATTCCTAATGGGATTAAACCAGTTTTTGCACTTCGAATAACTGAGCAGATGGAAGACAACCCATCAGATTTGTAACTTTAGTTTTGGCCTGTGAATGTATATGAAGGAGAATAATATGCTTTGTTTCTAAATTAATCTAAAACTATCTGTATCCTGCTACTTGATAGCCTATCTTTTATTTAACTTTGTGTTACATTGTAATAGGGAAatgccttttttaaaaattctttcccCCTCCTGATAGGAAAGTGGAGCGTGAAGCACGAGGACTGGCAAGACTTTCACATGAGAACATAGTGCGCTATCATTGCAGCTGGAGTGGGTACGACCGTATCGAGGGCTCAGGCTCAAGGTAACTACAAAATAATAGTTTGCATTCACAAACTTTTTTCACAGCTGTAGTGAACTTCACGCTATTCATAATTGGCTATCAATTATTTTACAAATATAAATGCACACACGTGCAATCATACTGCTAGAGAAAGGGCACAGTATTTCCAGCAGCAGGTTGTGTGTCATTAAGTATATTTGCATCATCTTTTCCTTGATTAGTAAGGtacattatataattttatatttcacTCCTCTCTTGATATATGGAACATAATGAATTTACAGAGGAGAGTAAGAATGCAGAACGCAAAATGTGGGGCAagaattaacaacagaaaaaatTGTCTGTCACTTGGCTACCAAATTCCTGATCAGAAGTTTCCTTTTTATAATAAGTACTGGTCAGCCAGTAGCTATCATAGATTTAATTATTTCCCTAAGTTAGTATTTTAACCATGATGCTTGAAACAGTGATTTTGATTGTTTAGGAAAGGAATACAAAATGAAATGCTCTTTAATTTAGAGGTAGCCTTTTGACACTGAGACTTCTGGTAAACCAGTGGTGAGAGTTTTACTTCTAAGTTAAACTATTAACTTTTCCAAGATTTTGTGGTAAGCTTTTTTTACTAGCTGTGAATTCATACTCTTCACATAGGCTGCCATACTTACTTAGAGCCATAAAATATTAATGGATTCAAAATTATGGTTGGTGTGATACATCTCCATTATTGTGCTCATTAAGTGAGCAGTAAAATGGCAGAAAAAAGTATGTCAAAACAGAACCATTAATACCTTGGAGCCTCAATATCATGTATATATTTTACATTAAACAGTTATTGAGTAAAAGaacaaaaagtccccaaagccaAGAACCCAGACTGGAATTTGTGCCCTGACCTCAAGCCTGCAGAGTCCTGAGCCATTTAATGCTTGTTCTTTCAGTGCTTCAAGCAGCTTTATCCAAGGGCACTCATCACACAGCATACATAGGGAAAAACCAGTGCATGCTTCTCTTTGTATTTTCCTTCCTCTCACCATCTCCAGCCTCAGCCTATCTTATGGGCTTCTCTGGAATGTGTGAGGCTGCCAGATGAATATATTTCATTGAATATTATATTGAATATATTTCATCTAGATTTCTAGTCCTCAGAAGGGCTCCTGTGACTAGCAGAGCAATGTCACTGCATTACCTTCTTGACAGGACAGAGTTGGAAAGAACATGAGCATTCTGGGCAGGATAGGAAGGCTGATCTCTTCAGCAGAAACATGTCAGGGTCTTCCACCAGGTCCTATAAGGCCAGATGGAGCCAAGCACAATGGTATTTCTTCCTAGACAGGACATACTTTTAGGTATGAGGGAAATGGAACTTGGGCATTCAGAAAACCACCAGTGTGAAACTAGAAAGCAACCAAAACTTCAGAAATATTCCAGGAATATGTAGCAACTGAGCAGGGATTCTTTGAGTTGCAGTCCTTTTTATTTAATGCAAATTGCTGTAGGATTTTTCCTAAAATTAAGGGACTTGCAGACTGTGTTTTAGGTAACTCCAAAAAATAATTCTTAGCAAAAAGGGCTCTTGAAGATGACTTGGGGGGAATTGTATCTTGTCAATTTCAATATGGTATGTCATTTTCTTTTGAAGATGGTATTCAGACCCAGAAATTCTCTGTCTTTTCATCCAAATGGAATTCTGTGAACAAGGGACATTGCAAGACTGGGTTATAAAAAATAGTGAAGACCGAAAGTATCATGAAATGGCACAAGACAAATTTTTACAAATAGCGAAAGGAGTGCAGTGTATTCATTCTAAAGAGTTAATTCATCGAGACCTCAAGGTATGTAGCATaggtaaataaagaaaaaaaacaccaaaaagttAAAGGTAGTATACTTACTGAAATTGCAGAGAATGTTAAAATTGTTTATAGTCTTGGCTTACTCTGTTTTGTACTCTAGTATGCTTTGGTTATTGCTAGTGACTGATTCTCTTTCAGCAGTTGGCAGAACCTCATCCCAAAATCAGATGAACTTGGAAGATCTCAGATTACAATAGTTCAAAGAATCAGTAGTCATTAGCTAGCAGGCATTTTCAGTGTGTTACTGGGTCACAAGTCTGCCTATTGGAAAAAGCAAAGTTGAGTCTAAAAAGTGGCTCTTGCCATTTTGTAAAGGGATAATTTATCTATCCTAATACATGCTGTGTTGGAAAACAACATCCTCTAGTTACTTTTCTATGCATACAAATGTTTGAATGCTACAGTTTTGGATAGACTTTCAGTCTCTAGATATGCACAGTCATAAGATGATTTTATTTCAGTATAAAGATTCTAAGGGACAAAGCCTTAATGGCTTCAGGATGGAAGCTATAATGTTGCTTACAGAGTTTTAAATCACTCATTTAGTGAAAAAAATCATTAGTGTGGTGGCATTCCTAGGGTTAAGTTAACTTCCCTGCCTGACCACTCAGGAGCCACTCTGGCAGTCAAATTCCCACCACCAGAGACCTTCACAGCTGGAACTGAAGTCCCTTTACAGCAGGCAGCTCCAGTGTA comes from Melospiza melodia melodia isolate bMelMel2 chromosome 3, bMelMel2.pri, whole genome shotgun sequence and encodes:
- the EIF2AK2 gene encoding interferon-induced, double-stranded RNA-activated protein kinase isoform X1, translated to MDREYMGKVNSYGQKKKYTVVYDPVAKTGPPHDPEFTVVVIIKGEKYGSGTGKSIKAAKEVAAKKAWERIEEEEKSSSNMAAADLTTGQTTSTTSSPAPDKNYVCLLNSISQRTGYTVSYTTQNRTGDAHAPTYSVSCTIRGQLYGKGTGPSKAAAKKAAAKEAYEKWELERANNSNSSQVSAESDSDKITICFADSSAKLEEKMKDMTICEKPSPSQRNAQRSVLETKRKLAANFANVRTKEEEKNMSDSSEGLPDVDTNTGKENGSPHTVNKTFLQLFENIQHIGAGGFGNVFKATSKCDKTTYAIKRVEFTEKVEREARGLARLSHENIVRYHCSWSGYDRIEGSGSRWYSDPEILCLFIQMEFCEQGTLQDWVIKNSEDRKYHEMAQDKFLQIAKGVQCIHSKELIHRDLKPQNVFISHDNKIKIGDFGLVTSVAFETLTENRGTRSYMAPEQIGTKYGKEVDIYALGLIWFEILSAITAHEKSEIWSSIRAGELPEYFKNQFPAEASIIKKMLSTDPSGRITISHLLDLLNYVDKEKALRNYSY